A single Drechmeria coniospora strain ARSEF 6962 chromosome 03, whole genome shotgun sequence DNA region contains:
- a CDS encoding transporter ATM1, whose translation MIPRLLLARPQLGSRLRSRLLCSPCRHVEFKLARSRPSCPERPMGLTQTLRTSAAARQAKTRPEATAGQARPTQGGDPLAAVDKSATEQRKADWAIMREMTRYLWPKDQLGTKLRVGLALSLLLGAKLLNVQVPFYFKTIVDSMNVDVAAVGGSAVVAVGSIIVAYGAARVGATVFQELRNAVFASVAQKAIRRVACNVFDHLLRLDLGFHLSKQTGGLTRAIDRGTKGISFLLTSMVFHVIPTGLEIAMVCGILTWQYGVRFAAITVLTMVAYTAFTIWTTAWRTKFRRQANAADNKASTVAVDSLINYEAVKHFNNERFEVARYDGALAAYERSSIKVATSLALLNSGQNIIFSSALTAMMFLAADGVAAGSLTVGDLVMVNQLVFQLSVPLNFLGSVYRELRQSLLDMETLFGLQKVHVAVVDKAGAKPLALQRGGGEIRFEDVTFGYHPDRPILRNLSLTIPAGKKVAVVGASGCGKSTLLRLLFRSYDVQAGRILIDGQDIRDVGLDSLRRCIGVVPQDTPLFNDSIEHNIRYGRVDATADEVVAAAKRARIHDIITALPDGYATKVGERGLMISGGEKQRLAVSRLLLKDPPLLFFDEATSALDTHTERALMANINGILREKGRTSVFVAHRLRTIFDSDLIIVLDSGRVAEMGSHRELVDRAGIYSALWSAQEMLHSDDDDVDAGGGEAAREGREAAADHGHAPTKSPRRSVGPSSTLDLDAMRGLDEG comes from the exons ATGATTCCAcgcctgctcctcgctcGGCCGCAGCTCGGCTCCCGGCTCCGCTCGCGGCTCCTCTGCTCGCCATGCCGTCACGTCGAGTTCAAGCTTGCCCGGAGCAGACCCTCGTGCCCGGAGCGGCCCATGGGCCTGACGCAGACTCTAcggacctcggcggcggcgcggcaaGCTAAAACACGTCCCGAGGCCACGGCGGGTCAGGCTCGGCCGACGCAGGGCGGCGACCCcctcgcggccgtcgacaagtcggcgacggagcagcGCAAGGCCGACTGGGCCATCATGAGGGAGATGACGCGCTACCTGTGGCCCAAGGACCAGCTCGGCACCAAGCTccgcgtcggcctcgccctctcgctcctcctcggggcCAAGCTGCTCAACGTGCAGGTGCCCTTTTACTTCAAGACCATCGTCGACTCGAtgaacgtcgacgtcgccgccgtcggcgggtcggccgtcgtcgcggtcggcagcatcatcgtcgcctaCGGCGCCGCGCGCGTCGGCGCCACCGTCTTCCAGGAGCTGCGCAACGCCGTCTTCGCCTCGGTGGCGCAAAAGGCCATCCGCCGCGTCGCCTGCAACGTCTTCGACCACCTCCTgcgcctcgacctcggcttcCACCTCTCCAAGCAGACGGGCGGTCTCACGCGGGCCATCGACCGCGGCACCAAGGGCATCAGCTTCCTGCTCACGAGCATGGTCTTCCACGTCATCCCGACGGGGCTCGAGATCGCCATGGTCTGCGGCATCCTCACCTGGCAGTACGGCGTCCGCTTCGCGGCCATCACCGTCCTCACCATGGTCGCCTACACGGCCTTTACCATctggacgacggcctggcGGACCAAGTTTCGGCGCCAGGCGAACGCGGCCGACAACAAGGCCTCGACGGTGGCCGTCGACTCGCTCATCAACTACGAGGCCGTCAAGCACTTCAACAACGAGCGCTTCGAGGTGGCGCGCTACGACGGCGCGCTGGCGGCGTACGAGCGGAGCTCCATCAAGGTGGCGACGTCGCTCGCGCTGCTCAACAGCGGCCAGAACATCATCTTCTCGTCGGCCCTGACGGCCATGAtgttcctcgccgccgacggcgtcgccgccggcagcctcaccgtcggcgacctcgtcatGGTCAACCAGCTCGTCTTCCAGCTCTCGGTGCCGCTCAACTTTCTCGGCTCCGTCTACCGCGAGCTGCGCCAGTCCCTGCTCGACATGGAGACGCTCTTTGGCCTGCAAAAGGtgcacgtcgccgtcgtcgacaaggccggCGCGAAGCCGCTCGCGCTGCAGAGGGGCGGTGGCGAGATCCGCTTCGAGGACGTCACCTTTGGCTACCACCCGGACAGGCCGATCCTGCGGAACCTGTCGCTCACCATCCCGGCCGGCAAGaaggtggccgtcgtcggcgccagcGGCTGCGGCAAGTCGACGCTGCTGCGCCTGCTCTTCCGCTCCTACGACGTGCAGGCGGGCCGCATCCtcatcgacggccaggacatccgcgacgtcggcctcgactcgCTGCGGCGCTgcatcggcgtcgtgccGCAGGACACGCCCCTCTTCAACGACAGCATCGAGCACAACATCCGCtacggccgcgtcgacgccacggccgacgaggtggtggcggcggccaagcgGGCGCGCATCCACGACATCATCACGGCCCTCCCCGACGGCTACGCGACCAAGGTCGGCGAGCGCGGTCTCATGATATCGGGCGGCGAGAAGCAGCGGCTCGCCGTGAGCCGGCTGCTGCTCAAGGACCCGCCGCTGCTGTTCTTtgacgaggcgacgagcgcgCTCGACACGCACACGGAGCGCGCGCTCATGGCCAACATCAACGGCATCCTGCGCGAAAAGGGGCGGACGAGCGTCTTTGTCGCGCACCGGCTGCGCACCATCTTCGACTCGGACctcatcatcgtcctcgactcgGGCCGCGTGGCCGAGATGGGATCCCaccgcgagctcgtcgaccgtgCGGGCATCTACTCGGCCCTCTGGAGCG CGCAAGAGATGCTCcactcggacgacgacgacgtcgatgccggcggcggcgaggcggcgagggaagggagggaggcggccgccgaccatGGGCACGCCCCGACGAAGAG TCCACGGCGTTCCGTcggaccgtcgtcgaccctcgacctcgatgcGATGCGAGGCCTCGACGAAGGGTGA
- a CDS encoding hypothetical protein (related to cytochrome P450 7B1), translating into MDFRSPAANRAFEADRSFGPQLEAEFDFTLFFEQTILSILPSALFIASCPPYLFHLLRRRPRRRHRAWLCRHSREFSREPPTHPAVCVASDARVPTKISNAYYQHLTYRIITLLRGVLVSVIFKKSLDLGGETDESANVTLMSTDIDGVESGLAVFHDIWASDLELALGIYFLAALVGRSSFLVVLPGLMCFAHPCQGQATPTPCITVSAASASQQPSDRAAKIFSKLKALSVIQHTGPVRSFGRWDAVGEKKRLPCSLCGVNSDVNQSLLLLTFVFVFLLFVVLLLLFFFFFFLLLLLLLLLLLLLLLFLFLFLLLLLLLLLLLLLLPPPPPLSPSLPHLHLGASLPSTDMAMETESEALMDVAVAFAQRPSTLALVATVLVLVLAARLLPASSSTKDADRRRQAPPEVPFWLPFVGHAPQMLVNTDGFLARLRDRYYPDGVFSLRLFGRLHHFVYRPGLANAMLNRPRSAAEGLTGNLLRSVFGFSAEDEGRYAAVADEARAQLKHLLSEPGLGELVDGTVGHVRRHIADLVTFNSYLSDQMDWERRAEAEVVEGAAGESYVEADLMELTRNFVAKTANCALYGTDFVENFPDIWQQMWTFDRAFVLLGARVPGWLPIPTVLRGKRARSQMLAAAYEFNVAFEKHVAGEEPGVRWQDLDNVSRVVKARYETYRKHGLSLDARAGCDVAFLWGMNANANQLVPWMLFELYRDPVLLADVRREIAPHVVVSQPENDFGPAVWLPPTLDEVDVDGLLGRCPLLKAAYIETLRLYTGPWTMRWLAEDVVLDDKSKKEAPYLLRKGTYAHVPQELHQYDPEYFPDPHEWHHERHLKEVVDDEGNKTVVADMATMRPYGGGPSMCKGRAFALRELLLYSAVIISFYDMQPPSGQGWEVPRTYRHAATRHPKKPIRVWIKRRPQRSREEQGRC; encoded by the exons ATGGATTTCCGTTCCCCGGCGGCCAACCGAGCCTTTGAGGCTGACCGCTCGTTTGGGCCCCAGCTGGAGGCCGAGTTCGACTTCACCTTGTTCTTCGAGCAGACCATTCTGTCCATCCTCCCGTCGGCCCTGTTCATCGCCTCGTGTCCTCCGTACCTTTTCCATCTtctgcgccggcggcctcgtcgccgccaccgtgcTTGGCTATGCCGGCATAGCCGTGAGTTCTCGCGCGAACCGCCGACGCATCCTGCCGTTTGCGTAGCCTCTGACGCGCGCGTGCCCACCAAGATTTCGAACGCCTACTACCAGCACCTAACCTATCGCATAATCACCCTCCTCCGCGGAGTCCTGGTCTCGGTCATTTTCAAGAAGAgtctcgacctcggcggcgagacggacgaaTCCGCCAACGTGACGCTGATGAGCACCgacatcgacggcgtcgaaagcggcctcgccgtctttCACGACATCTGGGCGAGCGACCTggagctcgccctcggcatatacttcctcgccgcccttgtCGGTCGATCctccttcctcgtcgtcctgccgGGACTGA TGTGTTTTGCTCACCCGTGCCAGGGCCAAGCCACGCCGACACCCTGCATCACCGTCTCCGCTGCTTCTGCATCACAGCAACCCTCCGATCGGGCAGCAAAGATTTTTTCGAAGCTGAAGGCGCTATCCGTCATCCAGCACACCGGTCCCGTTCGGTCGTTTGGTCG CTGGGACGCCGTTGGGGAGAAGAAACGATTGCCTTGTTCTCTCTGCGGCGTCAACTCTGACGTGAACCagtccctcctcctcctcacctttgtcttcgtcttcctcctcttcgtcgtattattattattattcttcttcttcttcttcctcctcctgctgctgctcctcctcctcctcctgctgctactgctcttcctcttcctcttcctcctcctcctcctcctcctcctcctcctcctcctcctcctccctcctcctcctcccctctccccgtCCCTCCCTCACCTGCATCTAGGTGCCAGCCTGCCCTCGACGGATATGGCGATGGAGACGGAAAGCGAGGCGCTGATGGACGTCGCCGTTGCCTTTGCTCAGCGACCGTCAACGttggccctcgtcgccacggtgctcgtcctcgtcctcgcagcAAGGCTcttgccggcatcgtcgtcgaccaaggATGCggaccgacggcgacaggcGCCGCCCGAGGTGCCTTTTTGGCTGCCCTTTGTCGGCCACGCGCCGCAGATGCTCGTCAACAccgacggcttcctcgcTCGGCTCCGCGACCGGTACTACCCCGACGGCGTCTTCTCGCTGCGCCTCTTCGGCCGGCTGCACCACTTCGTCTACCGGCCGGGGCTCGCCAACGCCATGCTCAACCGAccgcgctcggcggccgagggcctcACCGGCAACCTGCTGCGCTCCGTCTTCGGCTTcagcgccgaggacgaaggccggtacgccgccgtcgccgacgaggcgagggccCAGCTGAAGCACCTCCTCTCGGAGCcgggcctcggcgagctcgtcgacggcaccgtcggccacGTGCGGCGGCacatcgccgacctcgtcacCTTCAACAGCTACCTGTCGGACCAGATGGACTGGGAGCGacgggccgaggccgaggtcgtcgagggcgccgcggGCGAGAGCTACGTCGAGGCGGACCTGATGGAGCTGACGAGGAACTTTGTCGCCAAGACGGCCAACTGCGCGCTCTACGGCACCGACTTTGTCGAGAACTTCCCCGACATCTGGCAGCAGATGTGGACCTTTGACCGCGCCTTTGTCCTGCTCGGCGCCCGCGTGCCCGGCTGGCTGCCGATCCCGACGGTCCTGCGGGGCAAGCGTGCGCGGAGCCAGATGCTCGCGGCCGCCTACGAGTTCAACGTGGCCTTTGAGAAGCACGTCGCCGGAGAGGAGCCGGGCGTGCGGTGGCAGGACCTCGACAACGTGAGCCGCGTGGTCAAGGCGCGGTACGAGACGTACCGCAAGCATGGCCTatccctcgacgcccgcgcCGGATGCGACGTCGCCTTCCTCTGGGGCATGAACGCCAACGCGAACCAGCTCGTGCCGTGGATGCTGTTCGAGCTCTACCGGGACCCCgtgctgctcgccgacgtgcgGCGAGAGATTGCGCCGCACGTGGTCGTCTCGCAGCCCGAGAACGACTTTGGCCCGGCCGTttggctgccgccgacgctcgacgaggtcgacgtcgacggcctgctcggcCGGTGCCCGCTCCTCAAGGCCGCCTACATCGAGACGCTCCGGCTCTACACGGGGCCCTGGACGATGCGctggctcgccgaggacgtcgtgCTCGACGACAAGAGCAAGAAGGAGGCGCCTTACCTGCTGCGCAAGGGCACCTACGCCCACGTGCCGCAGGAGCTGCACCAGTACGACCCCGAATACTTTCCCGACCCGCACGAGTGGCACCACGAGCGACACCTGAAGGAGGTggtggacgacgagggcaacaagacggtcgtcgccgacatggcgacgatgcgacCGTACG GCGGAGGACCGAGCATGTGCAAGGGGCGGGCGTTTGCCCTGCGCGAGCTGCTCCTCTActcggccgtcatcatctCCTTTTACGACATGCAGCCGCCCTCTGGCCAGGGCTGGGAGGTACCCCGGACGTACAGGcacgcggcgacgaggcatcCGAAGAAGCCCATCAGGGTCTGGATCAAGCGGAGGCCGCAGCGGTCAAGGGAAGAGCAGGGTCGTTGTTGA
- a CDS encoding Major facilitator superfamily domain, general substrate transporter: MPAQPRTERSPLLPTACEDAGPVEPRTGTSAAASKGGRLGPAQRLAIAIPFIALLLAVEVAASFFTTSVNQIQEGIICRQRFPNVTDPVRDPLCKHRDVQSELSIIQGWEATFGLIPGILTGVPYGVAADRYGRRIVLALSLLGLAMSQLTDVVMCWFPDIFPLRLVWAAAIWTLVGGGPFVFSAMMLTIVNDVSTDAQRSTAFFYISALMIGGQLLSGPITYAAMTHGGPWVSALLGFGCLLSSSVVALGFPDTRPYSVDEPARNETDHVHDGDDRNPALAPWWSRARQARQRVIASARSLFFDNPVLGCLVFSLIFTTLGKYANLVLMQYTTKRFGWSWSESAFLSSISASVNLTMVAVLLPLIGQFLLFNFGLSPLAKDLWLVRAGIILLVAGAFGVGFARTSPMLVTSLIIYSLGYGYSPAMRSLLALVAGDAHIGVLFTAMSVLESTGTLIAVPLMAATFRIGLRWGESWTGLPFIAAGCLLSCAAIIVFAVRL, encoded by the exons ATGCCTGCTCAGCCAAGGACAGAGCGCAGCCCCCTCCTACCGACTGCGTGTGAGGACGCCGGGCCGGTCGAGCCAAGGACAGGCACGAGTGCTGCGGCGTCCAAGGGAGGTCGCCTTGGTCCTGCGCAACGTCTTGCCATTGCTATACCGTTCATCGCcttgctcctcgccgtcgaagtGGCCGCCTCCTTTTTTACCACTTCCGTGAACCAGATTCAGGAAGGCATCATCTGTCGCCAGCGATTCCCCAACGTCACAGACCCCGTGCGAGACCCTCTCTGCAAGCATCGAGACGTTCAGTCCGAACTCTCCATCATCCAGGGATGGGAAGCAACCTTTGGATTGATTCCCGGCATTCTCACCGGCGTCCCGTACGGCGTGGCTGCTGATCGATATGGCCGTCGAATCGTCCTCGCCTTGtccctgctcggcctcgccatgtCCCAATTGACCGATGTGGTGATGT GCTGGTTCCCCGACATCTTCCCGCTTCGGCTGGTATGGGCCGCTGCCATATGGAccttggtcggcggcgggccatTCGTTTTTAGTGCCATGATGCTCACCATCGTCAACGATGTGTCGACAGATGCCCAGCG ATCAACCGCCTTTTTCTATATTTCTGCCTTGATGATAGGGGGCCAGCTACTCTCCGGCCCCATCACCTATGCCGCCATGACCCATGGTGGCCCCTGGGTCTCCGCTCTTCTCGGTTTCGGATGTCTGCTCTCGAGCAGTGTAGTTGCTCTCGGCTTTCCAGATACCCGTCCATATTCTGTTGATGAGCCTGCACGGAACGAAACCGACCATGTtcatgacggtgacgaccGAAACCCTGCTCTTGCCCCTTGGTGGTCACGGGCACGCCAGGCACGCCAACGGGTCATCGCATCCGCACGATCCTTATTCTTCGACAATCCCGTACTGGGGTGCCTTGTATTCAGCTTGATTTTCACGACGCTTGGAAAATACGCCAACCTTGTGCTCATGCAGTACACGACGAAGCGTTTTGGCTGGTCCTGGTCCGAG TCGGCATTTTTGTCGTCCATTTCGGCGTCTGTAAACCTCACCATGgtcgccgtcctccttcCACTTATCGGCCAGTTCCTGCTGTTCAACTTCGGGCTCAGTCCCTTGGCCAAGGACCTGTGGCTCGTTCGAGCTGGCATCATTCTCTTGGTTGCTGGAGCGTTTGGCGTCGGTTTTGCTCGCACCTCCCCCATGCTCGTCACCAGTCTGATCATCTATTCCCTCGGCTACGGTTACAGCCCCGCCATGCGCAGTCTCTTGGCCCTGGTGGCAGGTGATGCTCACATCGGCGTACTGTTTACTGCCATGAGCGTTCTGGAATCCACCGGAACGCTGATTGCTGTGCCGCTCATGGCAGCAACCTTTAGAATCGGTCTACGCTGGGGTGAATCGTGGACCGGACTACCATTTATAGCCGCGGGCTGTCTCTTGTCGTGCGCAGCCATCATTGTCTTTGCCGTCAGGCTGTAA